From one Paenibacillus sp. FSL K6-1330 genomic stretch:
- a CDS encoding M28 family peptidase, with protein MQIQLSRPPDYKPPYWLPLTTILTVILFISLMLWFEKPPQASSIDAPATEFSAERAMAHVEQIAQQPHPMGSPANAEVRAYLVEQMEQLGLNPDVQEFNDRLTTKHIDTDTQLTNILGVIKGTGSGKPLLLMSHYDSVPTGPGANDASVSIASLLETTRAIQAGPPPQNDIWILLTDGEEKGLLGAEVFFRDPQHREVGMIANFEARGSKGSSLMFQTSDNNSRIIEEYAKAVSNPVSNSLLVDLYKQLPNDTDLTVALEHGLPGLNFAYGDGWVAYHTPMDNTENVSLETMQHQGENALAMAKHFGNLDLTDLASTDDRIYFNLFGLLVHYPAKWAVPITVVFAAIWLALAVLFARISRLFLKGSLISLLTPILAVVLSAALSFGLWSLVDTLWAGKMTQPTGATYDSFLYSVSFILVTFIIHVALTRWIVQKVNELEMLLAGAFLFLLLLVGSTWFLPGASYLFAIPLLVQFAALTWAAFTRDPIESLNHPAIVLGTSLIPVLMFTSVFHIVFLMLPPGIHLFSVVLIGLILAMMSPAVRMLAYAWKWVLPAAFIAVVVLLAIGWIQADPGPDRPIFEMR; from the coding sequence ATGCAAATTCAATTGAGTAGACCGCCGGATTACAAACCTCCTTATTGGCTGCCGCTTACAACCATCCTCACCGTCATACTCTTTATCTCCCTCATGCTGTGGTTCGAGAAGCCGCCGCAGGCCAGCAGCATCGATGCACCCGCAACCGAATTCTCTGCCGAACGCGCGATGGCGCATGTCGAGCAGATCGCACAGCAGCCCCATCCGATGGGTTCGCCTGCCAATGCGGAAGTCAGAGCTTACTTGGTGGAACAGATGGAGCAACTCGGCTTGAACCCGGACGTTCAAGAATTTAATGACCGCCTGACAACCAAGCACATCGACACCGACACTCAGCTAACGAACATTCTGGGCGTCATTAAGGGCACCGGATCGGGCAAACCGCTCCTGCTTATGTCCCATTATGACTCGGTCCCTACCGGACCCGGAGCGAATGATGCTTCGGTAAGCATAGCTTCATTGCTGGAAACGACAAGAGCGATCCAAGCCGGGCCTCCACCGCAGAATGACATATGGATTCTGCTGACAGACGGGGAGGAGAAAGGCCTGCTGGGGGCTGAAGTGTTCTTCCGTGACCCACAGCATCGTGAGGTTGGCATGATTGCGAATTTTGAAGCCCGAGGATCAAAAGGATCCTCCCTTATGTTCCAGACCAGCGACAACAATAGTCGGATCATTGAAGAATACGCCAAGGCCGTATCCAATCCTGTCAGCAACTCGCTCTTGGTGGACCTCTACAAACAACTGCCGAACGATACCGATCTGACGGTGGCGCTTGAGCATGGTCTCCCGGGACTGAACTTTGCCTATGGCGATGGGTGGGTAGCCTATCATACCCCGATGGACAACACGGAGAACGTCTCCCTTGAAACCATGCAGCATCAAGGCGAGAATGCACTCGCCATGGCAAAGCATTTTGGCAATCTCGACTTGACTGACCTGGCTTCAACAGACGACCGTATTTACTTCAATCTATTTGGCCTGCTGGTTCATTACCCTGCAAAATGGGCGGTCCCGATCACCGTGGTGTTCGCGGCGATATGGCTGGCTTTAGCGGTATTGTTTGCCCGCATCTCTAGACTCTTCCTAAAGGGAAGTTTGATCAGCTTGCTAACCCCGATTCTGGCCGTCGTGCTCTCGGCAGCGCTAAGCTTTGGCTTGTGGTCGCTGGTCGATACGTTGTGGGCCGGCAAAATGACGCAGCCCACAGGCGCAACCTATGATTCGTTTCTGTACAGTGTCAGCTTTATACTGGTAACCTTCATCATTCATGTTGCACTCACCCGCTGGATCGTGCAGAAAGTGAATGAATTGGAGATGCTGCTGGCGGGCGCATTCCTGTTCCTGCTGCTGCTTGTTGGTTCAACCTGGTTCCTGCCGGGTGCAAGCTATTTATTTGCGATTCCGCTGCTGGTCCAGTTTGCGGCATTGACATGGGCGGCATTTACCCGGGACCCAATCGAATCCTTAAACCATCCGGCTATTGTACTGGGAACGTCCCTTATCCCTGTTCTGATGTTTACTTCGGTCTTTCATATTGTGTTCCTCATGCTGCCGCCAGGGATTCACCTATTCAGCGTCGTACTGATCGGGCTGATACTTGCCATGATGTCCCCGGCTGTACGAATGCTCGCATATGCCTGGAAATGGGTACTGCCGGCTGCCTTCATCGCCGTCGTCGTTCTGCTCGCCATCGGCTGGATCCAGGCCGATCCTGGACCGGATCGACCGATTTTCGAGATGCGTTAA
- a CDS encoding kanamycin nucleotidyltransferase C-terminal domain-containing protein yields the protein MLPYPAATTREEKMNIIHQIKDRLLQLHGDDILAIGLYGSIAQGIDGPYSDIELQVVTQDGVSLTGHEFIYPPFKIEIGMEQKQDILKAAASVDDSWAITAGAYVHLQEIYDPANLLAEIRKLPLQVSEEAIKETMRVFMIWEPYETMGKIRNNVQSGNFSYLPLGAKDLTWQAAKLIGLANRTFYNTRAKTLEESLSLKSRPSGYDELAQLVMRGQLLQIDHVYELCEQLWTGLNAWYEKMNIEYKSKELPF from the coding sequence ATGTTACCTTATCCTGCGGCTACGACCAGAGAAGAGAAAATGAACATCATTCATCAAATCAAAGACCGGCTGCTTCAATTGCACGGCGATGACATTCTGGCCATTGGCCTGTACGGCTCGATCGCGCAAGGGATTGATGGCCCTTACTCGGACATTGAACTTCAAGTTGTTACACAGGACGGAGTCTCCCTTACCGGACACGAATTCATATACCCCCCTTTCAAAATCGAAATCGGCATGGAACAAAAACAGGACATACTGAAGGCTGCCGCGTCTGTGGACGACTCATGGGCGATTACAGCTGGCGCTTATGTCCATCTACAGGAAATCTACGATCCGGCGAACCTGCTCGCTGAGATTCGGAAGCTGCCCCTCCAGGTTTCAGAGGAAGCCATCAAAGAAACGATGCGGGTATTCATGATCTGGGAACCCTACGAAACGATGGGCAAAATACGTAACAACGTCCAATCCGGTAACTTTAGCTACCTCCCGCTCGGGGCCAAAGATCTGACCTGGCAGGCCGCCAAGCTGATTGGACTTGCCAACCGAACATTTTACAATACAAGAGCCAAGACATTGGAGGAATCACTGTCCCTGAAATCCAGGCCTTCCGGATACGATGAACTTGCGCAATTGGTCATGCGAGGTCAGCTTCTCCAGATCGATCATGTATATGAGCTTTGTGAACAGCTCTGGACCGGACTGAACGCATGGTATGAAAAAATGAATATTGAATATAAATCTAAAGAGCTTCCATTCTGA
- a CDS encoding SAM-dependent methyltransferase, with the protein MSRAEQSQGKTKQELDRVVFIGRTFEEYTFMFDLEMSELTGKSILDCPSGACSFTAHGSKHGLDITASDIAYDHKPDDLEAKGLQDIGHAMETMEQAKSNYVWDYYGDVKGLRRHRQQALRDCVQDMREFPDRYVAAVLPELPFANEQFHLVLSAHFLFMYSDRLDYDFHVQTIRELLRVASEVVRIFPLTDLSGSRYGHLDRLIHELEAEGFRVAEVTVPYEFMKNGNSLLSIRKR; encoded by the coding sequence ATGAGTAGAGCTGAGCAGAGTCAAGGCAAGACCAAACAGGAATTGGACCGGGTTGTATTTATTGGCCGCACGTTTGAAGAGTACACGTTTATGTTTGATTTGGAAATGTCAGAGCTTACCGGCAAAAGCATATTGGATTGCCCCTCCGGAGCGTGTTCGTTCACCGCTCACGGTTCGAAGCATGGTCTCGATATCACGGCCAGTGATATTGCCTATGATCACAAGCCGGATGACCTGGAGGCCAAGGGACTGCAGGATATCGGGCATGCGATGGAAACGATGGAACAGGCGAAGAGTAATTATGTTTGGGACTATTACGGAGATGTAAAGGGGCTTCGTCGGCATCGCCAGCAAGCGCTCCGTGACTGCGTCCAGGATATGAGGGAGTTTCCGGATCGCTATGTCGCTGCAGTACTGCCGGAGCTGCCTTTTGCTAACGAACAGTTTCACCTGGTGCTGTCCGCCCATTTTCTGTTTATGTACAGTGACCGATTGGATTATGACTTTCATGTCCAGACGATTCGGGAGCTGCTGCGAGTGGCCTCGGAAGTGGTGCGCATCTTCCCGTTGACCGATTTATCGGGGAGTCGTTACGGCCATTTGGACCGCTTGATTCATGAGCTGGAGGCAGAAGGCTTTCGGGTAGCGGAAGTCACTGTGCCTTATGAGTTTATGAAGAACGGCAATTCGCTGCTAAGCATTCGTAAGAGATAG
- a CDS encoding GyrI-like domain-containing protein, with protein MTLPKLDLAKSDKTYYTAGNTPELVQFDPLLYLSFEGQGAPESSLFEDATEALYTVAYGVKGHCKAEIQDFTVPKLEGQWWVNSDRYGLEVPKEEWHWKLLIRMPAFVTSEIVSSARDKAFSKKNHLEPIQQVVLETIHEGLCIQIMHIGPYSTEPDTLAKMYAYMEQHHYVQDGLHHEIYLSDPRKAAAASMKTILRAPVRQEN; from the coding sequence ATGACGCTTCCTAAACTCGATTTAGCCAAAAGCGATAAAACCTATTACACAGCCGGGAACACCCCTGAGCTTGTGCAGTTCGACCCCTTGCTCTATCTGTCATTCGAAGGTCAAGGTGCGCCCGAAAGCTCTCTTTTCGAGGATGCTACCGAGGCGCTTTATACCGTTGCCTATGGCGTTAAGGGACATTGCAAGGCGGAAATTCAGGATTTTACCGTTCCTAAACTTGAAGGACAATGGTGGGTTAACTCGGATCGGTACGGTTTGGAGGTTCCGAAAGAGGAATGGCATTGGAAGCTGCTCATTCGGATGCCGGCGTTCGTCACCTCGGAGATCGTAAGTTCCGCGCGGGACAAAGCCTTCTCCAAGAAAAACCATCTGGAACCCATTCAACAAGTGGTGTTGGAAACGATCCATGAGGGACTATGCATCCAAATCATGCATATCGGCCCCTACAGCACGGAGCCTGATACGTTGGCGAAAATGTATGCCTACATGGAACAGCATCATTACGTCCAGGACGGGCTGCATCATGAGATTTATTTGTCCGATCCACGAAAAGCCGCCGCCGCCTCCATGAAAACCATTCTCCGTGCTCCTGTAAGACAGGAGAATTAG
- a CDS encoding YafY family protein produces the protein MAKLDYLLSILWLLRSHKKMTAEQLAERLELSVRTVYRYIDTLGMSGVPIISESGHGGGFRLPDSFLSVPLFFELTELKAMEHSVLLARQADYPFTDALEKARTKIEHRLQESQLEDLRRHVGSIHIPSPSQSALLHPMLRELEQAIASRETLILQYAKSFSGSAEERHIDPYGLIYRLGKWYLIAYCHQREALRVFRVDRMNSLSLTGRTFEMPEHFSVHDYMSRIHEYQDQNTKENETTLVTVRLQGLTEVLDAICNQWFLQPYLVTRRTDDEAEFRMHPDWMLQYMPYLLLSYGRGINVLEPQQLRTILSETARDLAAYYED, from the coding sequence ATGGCTAAGCTGGACTATCTGTTATCCATCCTATGGCTGCTTCGATCCCATAAAAAAATGACAGCCGAGCAATTGGCGGAGAGACTTGAGTTAAGTGTCCGAACGGTCTACCGATATATCGACACACTGGGTATGAGCGGAGTCCCCATCATATCCGAATCGGGGCATGGCGGGGGGTTCAGGCTGCCCGACTCTTTTTTAAGCGTGCCGCTGTTCTTCGAACTTACCGAGCTTAAAGCCATGGAACATAGTGTGCTTCTTGCCCGGCAAGCGGACTATCCGTTTACGGATGCTCTTGAAAAAGCACGAACTAAAATTGAACACCGTCTTCAGGAATCCCAATTGGAAGACTTGAGGCGTCATGTCGGCAGCATCCATATCCCCTCGCCATCCCAGAGTGCCTTGCTTCACCCTATGTTGCGCGAGTTAGAGCAAGCCATTGCCAGTCGGGAAACCCTGATCCTTCAATATGCGAAGTCCTTCAGCGGCTCCGCGGAGGAGCGCCACATTGATCCCTATGGGCTGATCTACCGGCTCGGCAAATGGTATTTGATTGCCTATTGCCATCAACGGGAAGCCCTCCGTGTATTCCGGGTAGACCGGATGAACAGCCTGTCCTTAACAGGCCGCACGTTTGAAATGCCGGAGCATTTCTCGGTACATGACTACATGAGCCGTATTCATGAGTATCAGGATCAGAATACGAAGGAGAACGAAACGACGTTGGTAACCGTTCGCCTTCAAGGGCTCACCGAGGTCCTGGACGCGATATGCAACCAGTGGTTCCTGCAGCCTTATCTTGTCACAAGAAGAACTGACGACGAAGCCGAATTCCGTATGCATCCGGATTGGATGCTGCAATACATGCCTTATCTGCTGCTTTCTTATGGCAGAGGAATTAATGTACTTGAGCCTCAGCAGCTGCGAACCATTCTTTCCGAGACAGCCCGAGACCTGGCCGCATATTACGAGGACTGA
- a CDS encoding TetR family transcriptional regulator, with protein MCSTERGRKDGQLGGKSKVSMLIEPMSHDQPLTKEAILDAAEQTLRRYGPDKTSVVDVAKALQVSHGSLYRHFPSKAALREAVTERWLQRIADPLQKIADGTEGSAADRLRLWTDTLIRAKRAYVLEDPEMFAMYTTVTLDAVKVIDTHVRLLIGQIAQIIDQGMFTGEFKPGQSESVAKAFFMATSLFHHPAHASQWTSKEIEADFDSVWALLLSGITKQ; from the coding sequence ATGTGTTCAACAGAGAGGGGGCGTAAAGATGGGCAGTTGGGCGGAAAATCCAAGGTCTCTATGCTCATTGAACCTATGTCACATGATCAACCATTAACGAAAGAAGCCATATTGGACGCTGCCGAGCAGACGCTTCGGCGCTATGGCCCTGACAAGACCTCGGTTGTCGATGTTGCCAAGGCGCTTCAAGTGAGCCATGGATCTCTATACCGGCATTTTCCCAGCAAGGCCGCTCTGAGAGAAGCCGTAACGGAACGATGGCTGCAGCGGATTGCGGATCCGTTACAGAAGATTGCAGACGGAACGGAAGGCAGCGCCGCTGATCGCTTGCGATTATGGACGGATACCCTCATCCGGGCCAAACGGGCTTATGTCCTTGAGGATCCCGAGATGTTTGCCATGTATACGACCGTGACGCTGGACGCCGTCAAGGTGATTGATACGCATGTGAGGCTGTTAATTGGACAGATTGCCCAGATCATCGATCAAGGGATGTTTACCGGTGAATTTAAGCCGGGCCAGTCGGAGTCGGTGGCAAAAGCTTTTTTCATGGCAACGTCCCTGTTTCACCATCCGGCGCATGCCTCTCAGTGGACCTCGAAGGAGATTGAAGCCGATTTTGACTCGGTGTGGGCGCTATTGTTATCTGGAATCACAAAACAGTAA
- a CDS encoding SDR family oxidoreductase, with protein sequence MAKSLSGKVAIVTGASRGIGREIAERLAENGAKVVINYASSPAKAEEVVSAIKQGGSEARAIQADISQVAAIERLFSETIEAYGGIDILVNNAGIMTTKPIAAMTEEDFDQQFAINVKGTYFAIQQAFHHMNSGGRIINFSTSVVGQMFPAYSVYAGTKGAVEQFTRQLAKEFGPKGIRINAVAPGPINTELFTVGKSEEQIAGIASTNAFGRLGEPDDVAGAVLFLAGEESKWITGQTIRVNGGFV encoded by the coding sequence ATGGCAAAGAGTTTATCGGGCAAGGTAGCTATCGTAACGGGAGCATCAAGAGGCATCGGGCGTGAAATTGCGGAGAGGCTTGCGGAAAACGGGGCTAAGGTGGTTATAAACTATGCGAGCAGCCCCGCTAAAGCTGAGGAAGTGGTGAGCGCCATTAAGCAAGGCGGCAGCGAAGCCCGGGCCATTCAAGCCGATATAAGTCAGGTAGCAGCAATTGAACGTTTGTTTAGTGAAACAATCGAGGCTTATGGCGGAATCGATATTCTCGTGAACAATGCCGGCATCATGACAACCAAGCCGATTGCGGCCATGACGGAGGAAGATTTCGATCAGCAGTTTGCGATTAATGTGAAGGGGACTTATTTTGCGATCCAGCAGGCTTTTCACCATATGAATTCGGGCGGGCGCATCATCAATTTCTCGACGTCTGTAGTTGGGCAAATGTTCCCGGCGTACAGCGTATATGCTGGCACGAAGGGCGCTGTAGAGCAGTTTACGCGTCAGTTGGCTAAAGAATTCGGACCCAAAGGAATTAGAATTAACGCTGTGGCACCCGGACCGATTAATACGGAGCTCTTCACGGTTGGCAAATCGGAGGAACAGATCGCGGGAATCGCAAGCACGAATGCTTTCGGACGTCTGGGGGAACCGGACGATGTCGCAGGGGCCGTCCTTTTTCTGGCCGGCGAAGAATCGAAATGGATCACAGGTCAAACGATCCGCGTGAACGGCGGGTTTGTGTAA
- a CDS encoding TIGR00730 family Rossman fold protein, whose product MKSICVFAGSNMGEHPDYQAKAAELGRHIAHNQYKLVYGGSNIGLMGEVANAVLQHGGEVIGVMPSGLFKGEIVHTELTQLIEVADMHERKATMAKLSDGFIAMPGGFGTFEELFEVLCWSQIGIHQKPIGLLNVREYYEPFMKLIQYSITEGFSNASHLNLINLSDDPLKLLELMDSYTPPTLDLKWKDLD is encoded by the coding sequence TTGAAATCTATATGTGTATTTGCAGGATCGAACATGGGGGAACACCCAGACTATCAAGCGAAAGCTGCCGAGCTCGGCAGACACATTGCTCACAACCAATATAAGCTTGTATACGGCGGCTCCAATATCGGATTGATGGGTGAAGTGGCTAATGCCGTTCTGCAGCATGGCGGTGAAGTTATCGGTGTGATGCCGAGCGGACTGTTTAAAGGTGAGATTGTACATACCGAGCTGACCCAGCTCATTGAAGTAGCGGATATGCATGAGCGCAAAGCGACGATGGCGAAACTGTCCGACGGGTTTATCGCCATGCCGGGCGGTTTTGGAACCTTTGAGGAATTGTTCGAAGTATTGTGCTGGTCGCAAATTGGAATTCATCAGAAGCCGATCGGACTGCTCAATGTCCGGGAGTATTATGAACCGTTCATGAAGCTGATTCAGTACAGTATCACGGAAGGTTTCTCCAATGCCTCCCACTTAAACCTGATCAACCTCTCCGATGACCCGCTCAAGCTGCTCGAGCTCATGGATAGCTACACGCCTCCGACGCTGGACTTGAAGTGGAAGGACCTAGATTAA
- a CDS encoding MazG-like family protein: MDMNEAQQWIKQFYGERGWTQYGPFIRVGFLMEETGETARAVRAYEIGRDRPDEEVQSKEQLKQDLVEEIGDVLGNISLLADLYGISLEEAFTAHQQKLLKRFGS; the protein is encoded by the coding sequence ATGGATATGAATGAAGCGCAGCAATGGATTAAACAGTTTTACGGGGAGCGAGGCTGGACCCAGTACGGTCCCTTTATTCGCGTTGGTTTTTTGATGGAGGAGACAGGGGAAACGGCGCGTGCCGTCCGCGCTTATGAGATCGGCAGGGACCGCCCCGACGAGGAGGTTCAATCCAAGGAACAGCTCAAGCAGGATTTGGTGGAGGAGATCGGCGACGTGCTCGGCAACATTTCACTGTTGGCGGATCTTTATGGCATTTCGCTGGAAGAAGCATTTACGGCCCATCAGCAGAAGCTGCTGAAGCGGTTTGGTTCTTAA
- a CDS encoding electron transfer flavoprotein subunit alpha/FixB family protein, whose translation MSKTILVYAENRDGKLRQVALETLGAARLIAGDGDSIRILVAGSNITEAVSALKAYGADTIYTVEHDDLESYNPEAYISAIEAVIGQAQPDAVLFGHTAIGRDLAPLVAASLNAGQISDVIAIETEGGEAVFTRPLYAGKAFEKRVFQNGPWVVTVRPNNIPAAEAIEGAGTSIEDIAYPAPSLRSVVKDVVRKTTGKIDLSEAKIVISGGRGVKSAEGFQPLEELADLLGGAVGASRGACDAGYCDYALQIGQTGKVVTPEIYIACGISGAIQHLAGMSQSRVIIAINKDPEAPIFKVADYGIVGDLFDIVPLLTEEFRKVLVS comes from the coding sequence ATGAGCAAAACGATATTAGTGTATGCCGAGAACCGGGATGGAAAGCTGCGCCAGGTTGCCCTCGAGACGCTTGGTGCAGCTCGTTTGATTGCTGGTGACGGTGACAGCATCCGCATTCTGGTCGCAGGCTCGAATATTACCGAGGCCGTATCGGCCCTGAAAGCCTACGGTGCCGACACGATCTATACGGTTGAGCATGATGATCTGGAGAGCTATAATCCCGAAGCTTATATATCGGCCATTGAAGCGGTCATCGGTCAAGCGCAGCCTGATGCCGTCCTCTTCGGACATACGGCCATCGGCCGCGATTTAGCACCGCTTGTCGCCGCTTCCCTGAATGCCGGGCAAATTTCCGACGTAATCGCGATCGAGACTGAAGGTGGAGAAGCGGTGTTCACGCGTCCGCTATATGCGGGTAAAGCTTTTGAGAAGCGCGTCTTCCAGAACGGACCGTGGGTGGTCACGGTGCGTCCGAACAATATTCCCGCCGCGGAAGCCATCGAAGGTGCGGGCACCAGTATTGAGGACATCGCTTACCCGGCTCCTTCCCTCCGCTCTGTGGTAAAGGACGTCGTTCGCAAAACCACGGGAAAAATCGACCTCTCGGAAGCCAAAATCGTCATTTCCGGCGGTCGCGGCGTGAAGAGTGCGGAAGGCTTCCAGCCGCTGGAGGAGCTCGCGGACCTGCTCGGCGGGGCCGTCGGCGCATCGCGCGGAGCCTGTGATGCCGGCTACTGCGATTACGCGCTCCAGATCGGGCAGACCGGCAAAGTGGTCACGCCCGAGATCTATATTGCCTGCGGCATTAGCGGCGCCATCCAGCATCTGGCCGGCATGAGCCAATCGCGGGTCATTATTGCGATTAACAAAGACCCTGAGGCACCGATCTTCAAGGTAGCCGATTACGGCATCGTCGGCGATCTGTTCGATATCGTCCCGCTGCTGACGGAGGAATTCCGCAAGGTCCTGGTATCGTAA
- a CDS encoding electron transfer flavoprotein subunit beta/FixA family protein, giving the protein MKIVVLLKQTFDTEEKITIENGSIAEDGVKFVINPYDEYAVEEAVKLRDDHGGSVTLLSVGPDRTAEALRTALAMGADDAVLISDERIPDDEYAVSKVLHAYLSKESPDLILGGNFSVDRGSGQVAIRLASLLGISHAGSITKLTLNGTTAEVHRDAEGDLEVLEVQLPAIFTAQQGLNEPRYPSLPGIMKAKKKPFQTLTLDDLGLSEADIQPATKQSELSLPPERSAGRILKGEPAEVAHELVSLLRTQSKVI; this is encoded by the coding sequence ATGAAGATTGTGGTATTGCTTAAACAGACCTTTGACACGGAGGAAAAAATTACGATTGAGAACGGATCGATTGCCGAGGATGGGGTGAAATTCGTAATCAATCCGTATGACGAATATGCGGTGGAAGAAGCCGTGAAGCTTCGGGATGACCACGGCGGCAGCGTGACACTCCTGTCCGTCGGACCGGATCGTACGGCAGAGGCCTTGCGGACTGCGCTGGCCATGGGCGCTGATGATGCCGTGCTGATCTCCGACGAGCGAATTCCGGACGATGAATATGCGGTATCGAAGGTGCTGCATGCGTATTTGTCCAAGGAAAGCCCGGATCTGATCCTTGGCGGCAACTTCTCCGTAGACCGCGGTTCGGGTCAGGTGGCCATTCGCCTGGCAAGCCTTCTCGGTATTTCGCATGCCGGCTCCATTACCAAGCTTACACTGAACGGTACCACGGCTGAAGTGCATCGGGATGCCGAAGGCGATCTTGAAGTGCTGGAGGTTCAGCTCCCGGCGATCTTCACGGCACAGCAGGGATTGAACGAACCCCGCTATCCATCGCTGCCTGGCATCATGAAGGCTAAGAAAAAGCCATTTCAGACGTTGACACTAGATGATCTCGGGCTATCGGAAGCTGATATCCAGCCGGCAACAAAGCAAAGCGAGCTGTCACTGCCGCCGGAGCGAAGTGCCGGACGTATTCTGAAGGGTGAGCCCGCCGAAGTAGCACATGAGCTGGTATCCTTGCTCCGTACCCAGTCGAAAGTGATCTAA
- a CDS encoding TetR/AcrR family transcriptional regulator codes for MTSKKNEKYHLILQGALKVFAENGYHRSQVSKIAKAAGVADGTIYLYFKRKEDILIRLFQEKLGELVGKFHESVEGTTDAVEALRTVCSIHFSELESNPELAYVTQIELRQSDLELRKEIGSALKPYIVLIENILEQGIKEQKFRSDLNVKLVRNLIFGAMDEAVTSWLISGRKYSLSDQADETLSFFLNGVSSGQ; via the coding sequence ATGACAAGTAAAAAAAATGAAAAATACCACCTTATTCTCCAGGGCGCCCTGAAAGTATTCGCCGAGAACGGCTACCACCGGTCCCAGGTATCCAAGATCGCCAAGGCCGCCGGCGTGGCTGACGGCACCATCTATTTATACTTTAAGAGGAAGGAGGATATCCTGATCCGCCTGTTTCAGGAAAAGCTTGGCGAGTTGGTCGGCAAATTCCACGAAAGCGTGGAAGGAACCACGGACGCGGTGGAAGCACTGCGGACGGTTTGCAGCATCCATTTCTCAGAGCTGGAGAGCAATCCTGAGCTTGCTTATGTCACGCAGATTGAGCTGCGGCAGAGCGATTTGGAGCTGCGCAAGGAAATCGGCAGCGCATTGAAGCCATATATTGTGCTGATCGAGAATATCCTGGAACAGGGTATCAAAGAACAGAAATTCCGTTCCGATCTGAACGTCAAACTGGTGCGCAACCTGATTTTTGGCGCGATGGATGAAGCGGTAACCTCTTGGCTGATCTCCGGCCGCAAGTATTCTCTGTCCGATCAGGCGGATGAGACGCTTAGCTTTTTCCTGAACGGTGTTTCCAGCGGACAATAA